GAGAGCTTCGCGGAGCACCGGCGCCCATCCCTGGTCTTCGCGGCGGCGACGTTCGTCATCCCGATGCTGCTCGTTACCGGCGTCGGCGTGGGCCTCGGTCTGTCACTCGTGGGCGCGCTCATCGTCGCGTCCGCGTTCACGTCACACACGCCGATCACCTACCCGCTCGTGCAGCGGCTCGGGCTGGCGCGGAACCCGGCGGTCATCGCGACGATCGGCGCGACGCTGATCTCGACTGTGGGAGCACTTCTCGTCTTCGCGATCGTCGCCGCGATCGGCGACGATGTGGCGGCTCCGGTGTTCTGGATCCAGCTGGTCGCGATCCTCGCGGTGTTCCTCTTCCTCGTTCTCCGGGGTCTGCCCCGACTCACCAAGTGGTTCTTCGCGGGACTCGGCCAGGACCGCATCGTGCGGTTCGTCTTCGTGCTCGTCGTTCTCTTCGGTTCGGCCGCGCTCGCGGAGATCGCCGGCATCCAAGCGATCGTCGGCGCGTTCCTCGCCGGCCTCGGCGTCGCGAGGTTCGTTCCGGCGGGGAGCTGGCTGCGCGACCGCGTCGAGTTCCTCGGCCAGTCCTTCCTCGTGCCGGTGTTCCTGGTATCCACCGGCATGATCATCGATCCCATCGCCGTCGTGACCGCGCCCGAACGTGTCGCGCTCGGCCTCGGCCTCACCGTGGCAGCCTTCGGCGCGAAGACGGCGGCGGCCGGGGTGACGGCGAGGGTCCTGGGCTACAGCCGCCCGGAGCTCGGCATGATGATCTCTCTCACCGGAGCTCAGGCGGCGGGTGCCCTCGCGGTCACGCTCGTCGCCGTGGAGGTGGGCCTCCTCCAGGAGCGTGCGCTCGACGCGGTCATCATCGTCATCCTTCTCACCTGCATCGGGAGCGCGCTGATCGGGGAGCGCTCCGCTCCGAGGATGCAACGCCCTGCGCGGAAGATCCCACCGCTGGGAAGGACGGTGGTTGTCCCGATCGCGAACCCGCATTCGGTCGGTCCGCTCGCGGAACTGGCGGGTCTCATCGCGGTCGGCGACGGCGGTGAGGTGCTCGCGGTCAACGTCCTGGGGTTCGAAGCGTCACGTGAGCAGCTGGACGAGCATCGCACCGCCACCGAGGCGGCAGAGAAACTCGCTCGAAGCCGTGGAGCCGACGCTCGTTCGCTCGTCCGCATCGACTCGTCGCCCTCTGCAGGGGTGCTCCACACGATCGTGGAGAACGACGCCTCTTGCGTGCTCCTCGGGTGGAAGGGCTACGCCAACGCGCGTGAGAACTTCTTCGGTGGGATCATCGACACGGTCCTGCGCCAGGTCCGCGTGCCCGCTCTCGTCTGCCGGCCCGGGACCGACGAGGTGGTCGAGCGGATCGTGCTCGCCGTCACCCGCGCCGACCTCACCCCGGCGGGGCGTCTGGACCTCGACCTCTCGATCGAGGTGGCGACCCGACTCGCCGACGAAGGCGGGGTCCCTCTGCTCGTGATCATGCCGGTGAACGATAAGGGAGTTCGCGAGCGGCTCGGAGAGCAACGTGAGACCAACCAGGTCCTCGATCCGCGTCGCCCGACCGAGTCGCTTCCGCAGCGCACCGTGGAAGGCGACATCGTCGTCTTGGGCACGCCACCGACCCGCCCCGGGATCGGTCACAACTCCGAGCGGATCGCCCGCTCGGTTCCTGAACGCACCGTGATCGTGGCCGTGCGGCGGTGATCCAGGTCGGGAGGCGCTTCACCGTTCGCCATGCCGAGCGGGATCAGTCGAGCCGCCGCTCCGGCCGGATCAGGGTCCCTCCACCACGCCGGCCTCCCGCGCGATCTGACCCGGAGAGAGACCGAGGGCGTCCTCGATATCGCCAAGTGTGTCGGGCGATGGTGTCTCATCGCCTCGTTCGAAGGCGTCGATACGCGCTTCGCTCATGTCGAGGCGCTCCGCGAGCTCGGCTTGCGTCATGTCCTTGCCGAGCCTGGCTCGTCGGACCAGCTCACCGATCTTCGACAACCGTGTTCCCTCCAGACGGTCGCAGGCAACGCTAGCGCCGCGCCACCGACGTCAGGACTCGAGCAGCGCGTGCAACGTGTCTGCGAGCGTCGTGATCTCCGATTTCGCCAGCGTGATCAAACCGAGGTCGCGAGCACAGACCTCGACGTCCGGCGTGAGGTACGCGGAGAAGAGCACGATCGGGAGGTCGAAGCCGAGATCGATCAGCGCCCGTGCCGTGTCGACCCCGCTGATCCCCGCCATACGCTGGTCGATGACCAGCGCATGCAGTTCGGCGCTCTCGAAGCGTTCCAGGACCTCCTCGCCGGAGGATGCCTCGTCGACGACCCAGCCGGCCCGTTCCAGCTGCAGCCGGACGATCAAGCGCACGTCGGGCTCGTCGTCGGCGACCAGCACTCGGCGTTCGACGTCGACGCCTACCACGGCTCCACCGCCGGAAGCCCGACCGTGAACCGGGTCCCGGAACCGACCTGGCTGTGTACGGTCAACGTGCCGCCCATGGCCTCGATCACCGCCCTGCTGATGTACAGGCCCAGGCCCGTTCCCGGCGTCCCAGCCACGTTCGAGCCACGGTGGAACTTCTTGAACAACTGCTCGAGGTCCTCGGGAGGGATCCCGCAGCCGTCGTCGACCACGTCGATCACGACCTGTCCGTGTCGGTGCCGCGCCACGACGCGGACCGCCCCGTCGGAGAACTTGATCGCGTTGGACAGCAGGTTCATGACGATCTGGTCCAGCCGCTCGGGGTCGGCCGTGGCCATCGGCAGGTCAGCCGCGGCTCCGATCACGATCTCGCGCCGGTGGCTGAGCAGGTCGACGGTCCGCTCGATCGACTCCACCACGTCGGTCGGGCGCAGGCGCACAACGAGCTTGCGGTCCGCCTCGAGCCGCGAGTAGTCGAGGAACTGCTGCACGAGCCCGTAGAGGTTGCGCGACTGTCGCGCCAAGGTCGCGTACAGCTGTCGGCGTTGCTCCGTGGGCATCTCCGGGTCCGCCGCTAAGAGATCTGTCAAGCCCGCGATGCTGGCCAGGGGTGTCTGCATGTCGTGTGAGATGCCGGCCAGAAGCTCCTCGCGGAAGCGCGCGGCTTCCTGGGCTGCGGTTAGCTGGTACAGGCGGGCCTTCTCGATGGCGGCGGAACCCAGCTGCGCCAGCTGGTGGAGCAGCGCCTCGTCGGTCTCCGTGAAGCTTCCGCCCAGCCGGTCGCAGACGCTGATGTGGCCGAGCGTCGCGCCGTCGCGCGCCAGCAGCGGAGCGGACAGGGCCGCGTCGTCGGAAGCGTCACCGCCACGGGCCGGCGTCGCTTCGTGGTGTCCAGGCGGCTGGGTGTCGTGCACGGCCACGAGCGACGTCGCATCCTCGGTGCCGTCAACGAGGCGCGTTTCGGCGCGGTGAACGCCGATCAGTTCGGCAGCCTGGCGGGTCACCTCGTCCAGGATCTCCTCGAGACTGATCCGGGCGTTGATCACCAGGGACGCGCGGGTCAGGCCCTGAAGCTGGGCGGTGTACTCCGCGGCGAGGCGGTACTCGAGCTCCCGTGCCTCGAGCTCCTCCAGACGCCGTCGCTCCGAGACATCCTCGATCACCCCGATCACGAAGCGCGGGTCGCCTTCAGCGTCGCGTAGCAGCGACTTGGTGGTCCGGGCCCACACGACGCTGCCGTCGCGGGCGCAGTAGCGCTTCTCGAGCATCATGACGTCGCGGGCACCGCTGACCAGCTCAGCGAACGACAGCCGGCTCTCCTCGGCGTCGCGGGGGTGAGTGACATCCAGGAACGTCCGCTGCTGCAGCTCCTCCTCCGAGTAGCCGAGGGTCCGCGTCAGCGTGGCGTTGGCGCGCAGGAAGCGCCCGTCGAGGTCGATGACGGAGGTCCCGATCGGCGAGTGCTCGAACAGTGACCGGAAGCGTTGCTCGCTCTGCGCGAGCGCTTCCTGGGTCCGGTGGGGTTCGGTCACGTCGAGCACCACCCCCTCGAGGAGGGTGGGGCGCCCGTCGTCGTCGTAGACGGCGTGACCTCGGTTCGTCACCCACCGCTCGGTCCCGTCAGCGTGGCGGACGGGGTACTCGACGGCGTACGGCTCGCGTCGCCGCGTCGCACCCAGGATGACGTCACCGACACGGTCGAGGTGGTCGGGGTGGACCACGTCGACATGGTGGCGACGGTCGGCGAGGAAGTCCGCCGCCGGGTACCCCGCCACGGCCTCGATGCCGTCGCTCAGGTAGTGCATCCGCCAGGGCGGTGTGGCATCGCAGCGGTACACCGCCCCTGGGATGCTGTCGACCATGCTGCGGAACCTGGCCTCGTGGCTCTCCAACTCCCGGTTGAGCGCCGCGATCGCCGCCTCGTCGCGCTTCCGCCCGCGGACGTCGCGCTGCACCGTCCCGATCGCGACCGGCTCGCCGGTCTCCGAGGCGCGGATGGCGAAGATGCTCATGTCGACATCGATCGCCTCACCGGTACCGAGATGGCGCAACTGGCCCTCCCCCGTCCAGCTGCCATCCTCCAGCACGGTCGCGATCACCGACTGCCGCAGCCTCGCCCAGGTTGCCTCGGTGAAGAAGTCACGTACCCGCCGCCCAGCGACATCGTCGGCTCCCAGCAACCGTCGGGCAGCCTGGTTGACGAAAGTGACGTTCCCGTCCAGGTCAGCCAGCGCAACCAGGTCGCTGGTGTTCTCCACGATCGCGGCGAGGCGGCGTGCCTGCTGCTCAGCGCGACGGCGGTCGGTGACGTCATGCAGGGCGACGACGGCTCCCAGTTGCCGGCCCTCCTCATCCACCAGCGCCTGACCGTTGGCGCTCAGCACCCGGGCCCCGTCTGGTGCGGCGAGCACCACCTCGGCGTCGCGCAGCACCTCACCGCGCAGCGCCCGGTACAGCGGAACATCGTCCAGCGGCAGCGGCGTCACCCCATCCGGCGCGTACAGCTGGTAGTGCTCAGCCCAGCGCTGGGCGGGGATCGGCTCGAACCTCGTACCATGAAGCTCCCGCGACGCACGGTTGAACAGCGTCAGGACACCGTCCGCGTCGCACGCGACGATCCCGTCGTGCAACGAGTCCAGCAGCGTCTCGACGAACGACTGGCGCTCGCGCGCGGCATGCTCCTGCAGCTTGTGCTCGGTGATGTCCGTCCCGACGACGTAGACCAGCCCGTCCTCGGCTTCGAGCCGCGCGGCGATCTGAAACCACCGGTCGGAACCGTCCCGGTGGCGCAGCCGGACGTCGCGGCGCAGGAGGTAGACCTCGCCGCCGATCAGCCTGCTCCACTGCGCACCGGTCGCGTTGCGCTCATCGAGGTGGACCTGATCCAGGAACCGACGCCCGATCAGCTCGGCGGAGCGCCAACCCAGCACCCTCTCGTGGGCCGCGTTCACGTCCACGTAGCGGCCGTGGAGGTCGCAGATCGCGGCGAGGTCCAAGGCCAGGTCGAAGAAGCGGGCGAGCCGCTCGCGTTGAGCCGGTCGGTCGCCCATCCCGTCTCCTGCCGGCGTGCGAACGAAGACCGGACTGTACGGCCGTTCGGCGGATGACGCAGGGATCAGCCGGGGTCGTCGTTGCCGCCGTGTTCGTCGAACCCGTACCTGCGCACCAACGCCAGGTAGTCGCGTTGGTAGAACAGCTTGCACCGCACCGCCGGGTGGTGTTCGCGCAGCAGGCGCAGCTTGCGGTTCTTCTTGGTCACGAGGCGCTGTTGGGAGGTGGTGATCTCGATGTACAGGTCGAAGGCGGGGAGGTAGAAGTCGGGCCGGAACCACGCGGTCGGCGACCCGTCGTCGTCCCACTCGATCGGGAACTCGTCGGGCTCGTACTCCCACGCGAGGCCGTAGAAGTCCAGCAGCCGTGCGAACCGTGCTTCCGAGGCGTGTTGGAAGGCGACGTCGGCGTTGGGTCGACGTTGGTCGCCTCCGCCGTGCCGCGGCCCCCCGGCGGTGAGCCGGCCGAGCGGCCAGACCCGACTCAGATCCGGGACACCGGCTGCCGGACCGCGGACGGGCGCTGGATCGGGTTCACGTAGGTCACCGACCCTGCGGTCGCTGCCGTCCGGGGCCGGTGGGACGTCGTCCCGCGCACCTGGCAGCCCCGCCGGGGGAACGTCGGGCACCCAGGATCAGCGGGCGGCGCGCACGTCAGCCGATCCCCGACCGCCTGCATCCTCAGCCGGCGGGACCGCATCGACCTCCTCCACCGGGAAGCGCGTCACCTCGCCGCGTAGCTCCTCGACGACGGGGCCCAGTGCGATGGCGAACACCCCTTGACCGCGGGCGAGCAGGTCTATCACCTGCTGGTTGTCGTCGAGCGCGTACACCGTCGAACCGTCCGAGAGCAGGGTCACGTCGGCGGGAGTCCGGCCGCGGCTGCGCAGCTCCTCGACCGCCTCACGGACACGCTGAAGTGACACGCCGGTGTCGAGCAGCCGCTTGATCACTCGCAGCTCGACCAGGTCATCGAAGGAGTACAGGCGCTGGCTCCCCGAGCCGCGAGCCTGCCGGACGGACGGGACGACGAGGCCCGTACGCGCCCAGTAGTCCAACTGTCGGTAGGTGATCCCGACGATCTTGCAGACGGTCGGTCCGCGGAAGCCGACCCGGTGCTCGGCGCCGCTCCAGAGGCTGAGCTGGTCCTCGCGGTCGAACGCGAGTGGATCTGCCATGGGTTGGCCTCCCGGCAGCGGTCACACCGGTGGAACTACGCCGATGAGGCTAGGCGCGACGCCGGCGCGATGTCAACGGCGGTGGAGGGTTCCCGCGGTGACACGCTCCCCTGCTTGCATACGGCCACGGTGGTTTGCATACATGGGGATTCGCTCCACAAGTAACCCCGTGTGGGGGCAGCATGGCTGGATCGCCTCCACCGACGGGGGGGAACAGGCGGCGGTCAGTGATCCTGGATCCCTCCACCGACGGGAGAGCGGCGGAGGTCAGTGATGCGGCGTCAGCTCACGGACGGCGATCTCGGTCCGTCAGACCTCCCGGAAGTCCTCCGGGGTCACGCCCTCGAGGAACTCGCGGAACTCGCGCAGCTGTTGCTCGGCCGCGACCTCGTCGCCTTCCTCGGTGGCCTCGATCTCCAGGCCGGCCTCGTCCATGACGTCCTCGGCGGCGTAGATCGGCACGGCGTCGAGGCGGGACGCGATCGCGATCGCATCGCTGGGCCGCGACGAGACCGTGTGAGTGCGGCCGTTCTGCACGAAGTGCAGCTCGGCGTAGAACGTTCCCTCACGCAGCTCGGTGACGTGAACGGCCTGAAGGTCGACGCCCAGGTCCTGGAGGACGTTGACGATGAGGTCGTGGGTCAGCGGCCGGGGGGTCTCCACACCTTGGAGCGCGAACGCGATGGCCGTGGCCTCGACCGCGCCGATCCAGATCGGGAGGTAACGGGTTCCCGTCTTCTCCTTGAGCAGCACGATCGGCTGGTTGGCGGGGAGTTCGACCCGCACACCGACGAGCTCAACCTCGATCACGTCGACCAGCTCCTCGTCCGACGTCCGCCTGGGACCCTACCGCAAGGCCTGGTTCGCGACCCGTTCGGGGTCGGCTCCCAGGGCGGACGCGTCCTGGACGGCGAGGATGGCGGGCAGCTGCCGGAGACGCTCGTTCCAGTCCAGCCCGTAGCCGACCAGGAACTCGTCGCCGACCTCGAACCCGACCCAGTCCAGCGGGAGGTCCGCGATGCGGCGCACGGTTCGATCCAGCAACGTGCACACCCGCAGCGATGCCGGTCGGCGCGCAGCCAGGACCTGCAGCAGGTAGGCCATCGTCAGGCCCGTGTCGACGATGTCCTCGACGACGAGGACGTGGCGGCCGGTGATGTCGATGTCGAGGTCCTTCATGATCCGCGCGGTCCCGGCCTCCCGGTAGCCGCTGATCGCGAGCAGGTCGACCGACAGCGGGAGGCCCACGTGGCGCACCAGGTCGGCGAGGAAGAAGGTGCCGCCCTTCAGGACCGTCACGAACACGGGGTCGGTCCGCGCGTACGCCCGTGTGATGTCCGCGGCGAGCACCGCGACACGCCGCTGGAGCCGCTGGCAGGGGATCCGGACCTCGACGGGGGCGGTCACATCGGTGACGTTCCCGGCGGCCAGCGGCCCTCGGCGGTGACGGCGCGCATCGCCGCGTACGCCCGGTCCGCGAGCCAGGCACCGACCGCCGCACCGCCGTGCACGTCTCGGGTGAGGGATCGCCGTCCGTGCAGCTCGACGCGGCCGACCTCGGCGTCGCGCCAGGTCAGGCGCGCGGTCGCCCTCGGTGCCGTGGCGACCTCCACGGGCGGCTGCACCGTCTGCGCGACGACGGCGTGGCTGGCCGGTGCCAGGACCACGACCGGATCGGATGCGAGCGTCACCCACTGACCCGGGGCGCGGAGCTCGATGCGCGGCGTGACCTGGACGTCAGCGAACGCCGCGAAGCCGTGGTCCAGGAGCGCCCGGGCGTCGTGGAAGTGGCCCTGCGGCCCGTCGCTGCCCAAGACGACCGCCAGCAGCCGTCGCCCGTCGCGGACGGCGGCGGCGACCAGGCAACGGCCAGCCGCCGCCGTGTACCCGGTCTTCACCCCGATCGCGCCGGGATAGGTCCCGAGCAGCTCGTTACGCGACGTCACGGTCCCAACGTCGGGCAGGTCGACCGACGGGCGCGCCGCGATCGCGGCGAATGTCGCGTCGGAGAGCGCGGCCCGCGTGATGACGGTCAGGTCGTGGGCGGACAACCGATTGCGGTCGTCGAGGCCGTCGGGCGTGTGCAGCACGACGCCGTGCAGGCCCAGGGCGGCGGCGTCCTGGCGCATCAACTCGACGAAGCCGGCTGTGGTGCCGGCGACGCCAACCGCGAGAGCTCGTGCGGCGTCGTTCCCCGAGCGCGCCACGACGGCCTCGAGAAGGTCCTCCACCGTCCACGTGTCCCCTGGATCGAGGCCGACACGGGCACCGTCGCTGCGCGTCGGCGCGACCTCTCCTCCGGCGCGGATGGCCGCCCCGAGTGACGTTCGGCGCAACGCCGTCCAGGCGGTCATGACCTTGACGGTCGACGCGACCGGCCGGCGCTGATCGGCTGCCTTGGCCGCGAGGACCTGTCCGGTGTCGAGGTTGGTGAGCAGGTACGCGTCAGCGCTCACGTCGGGTGCGCCCGGCCATCCCTGCGGTGTGGTGAGGCCGCCCACGATCGGCGGGGGCGCCGGGGGGGCTGTCAGGTCGGCGGCCTGGGCCGGGAACGTGGCGGTGAGCACCGCCGCGATCACGGCCACGACGACCCGGTGGTTCACGAGCGCAGCAGCGTCCGCAGCTCACGGGCCAGCAGTGCCCGGTGCACGCGATGGCCGTGACGCAGCAGTTCCTCGACCTGCGACGCGGCCGTGGCGCGCGCGTCGGGGTTGCGCTGCTTGAGAAGGGGCGTGACCAGCTGCTCGTACAGGGCGACCTCACGGTCCGCGAACTGCCGGTACATCCGCAGGTGACGCGGTTCGAGCCCCAGCTGCATCAGCTCCGCGGCCGCGCGTGCGGCCTGCAGGTCGTCGCCGTCGAAGCTCGAGTCGCCGCGGATCAGCCCGTGGTCCCGCAGAGCGCGCACGTCGGCGGTCTCCAGCCCGGTCGCGTCACACAACTCGGACAAGGTCAGCTCGACCTCGGCTGGGGCCGCATCCATCAACGACACGCCATCGGGTGGTGGCGGATGCACCGTGCGGTCGGGAGCCAGCGCCTGTGCCGCCGGAGTCCCTTCGACCGGTGGGAGGGGCACTTCGATCGGCTCTCCGGCGTCGAGGCGATCGAGTTCCTCCTTGATCACCCGCAGCGGCAGGTACCGATCGCGCTGCGTGCGCAGCACGTAACGCAGGCGCTCGACATCATCGTCGGTGAACTTGCGGTACCCGGAGTCGGTGCGGTCGGGATGGATCAGGCCCTCGGACTCGAGGAAACGGATCTTGCTGATCGTGATGTCGTCGAACTCGTCCTTCAGGCGGTTGAGCACCTCACCGATCGTGTACATCCTCACCGAGGCGCTCCCGGCGTGCCGAGGTCGCCTCCGAGGAACAGCAGTTTGAAGCGGCCGATCTGAACCTCGTCGCCGTTGCTCAGTGTCTCCTCGTCGACCCGGTCGCCGTTGAGGTAGGACCCGTTGAGGCTGCCGAGGTCGCGCAGGACGAAGCGATCGTCCTCGCGCTGGACAGCGCTGTGGCGGCGCGACACGGTCACGTCGTGCAGGAAGATCTCACAGTCGGGGTGGCGTCCGATGGTGGTCACATCCCGATCGAGCAGGTACCGGGCACCGGCGTTGGGGCCGCGAACGACCACCAGCATGCCGGTCCCTGGCTCGAGCTCAGGGGCGCCCTCCACCGTGGTGGTCGGGTCGAGAGCGCCCACGTCGATCGCGGCGGTGGTGCTGTCGATGTCCTGGGGCTCGTCTCGACCGTCCTCGACGGGAGCGCCGCACTGGGAACAGAAGTTCGCGTCCTCGACGAGCCTCGAGCCGCACTGCGGACAGAACATCGCGCCTCCGGTGGAGCGGTGCAGGCTCACCCTCGACTACGGGTTCACCCTGCTTCGGGGCCGCAGGGTAGCAAGTCGACGTCCACGCACAGCAGGCAGTGCCGGCTGGTCACTCGATCCGTGACCGGTACGCCTCTGCGGTCAGCAGCCCCTCGAGCTGGTCGGGGTCGTCGGGGCGGATCGCCACCATCCAGCCCTCGCCGTACGGATCCTGGTTGACCAGTTCCGGTCGATCCTCGAGGTCGTCGTTGCGCTCCTCAACGGTCCCGGA
This genomic stretch from Actinomycetota bacterium harbors:
- a CDS encoding cation:proton antiporter; its protein translation is MDVLQLPLAHPALLFIVVFGVMLVAPIAAERLGVPGLIGLIVAGTFVGPHTTGLLEREGVIEVLGDAGLLYLMFLVGLDLDRESFAEHRRPSLVFAAATFVIPMLLVTGVGVGLGLSLVGALIVASAFTSHTPITYPLVQRLGLARNPAVIATIGATLISTVGALLVFAIVAAIGDDVAAPVFWIQLVAILAVFLFLVLRGLPRLTKWFFAGLGQDRIVRFVFVLVVLFGSAALAEIAGIQAIVGAFLAGLGVARFVPAGSWLRDRVEFLGQSFLVPVFLVSTGMIIDPIAVVTAPERVALGLGLTVAAFGAKTAAAGVTARVLGYSRPELGMMISLTGAQAAGALAVTLVAVEVGLLQERALDAVIIVILLTCIGSALIGERSAPRMQRPARKIPPLGRTVVVPIANPHSVGPLAELAGLIAVGDGGEVLAVNVLGFEASREQLDEHRTATEAAEKLARSRGADARSLVRIDSSPSAGVLHTIVENDASCVLLGWKGYANARENFFGGIIDTVLRQVRVPALVCRPGTDEVVERIVLAVTRADLTPAGRLDLDLSIEVATRLADEGGVPLLVIMPVNDKGVRERLGEQRETNQVLDPRRPTESLPQRTVEGDIVVLGTPPTRPGIGHNSERIARSVPERTVIVAVRR
- a CDS encoding helix-turn-helix domain-containing protein, translating into MSKIGELVRRARLGKDMTQAELAERLDMSEARIDAFERGDETPSPDTLGDIEDALGLSPGQIAREAGVVEGP
- a CDS encoding response regulator gives rise to the protein MVGVDVERRVLVADDEPDVRLIVRLQLERAGWVVDEASSGEEVLERFESAELHALVIDQRMAGISGVDTARALIDLGFDLPIVLFSAYLTPDVEVCARDLGLITLAKSEITTLADTLHALLES
- a CDS encoding PAS domain S-box protein; this translates as MGDRPAQRERLARFFDLALDLAAICDLHGRYVDVNAAHERVLGWRSAELIGRRFLDQVHLDERNATGAQWSRLIGGEVYLLRRDVRLRHRDGSDRWFQIAARLEAEDGLVYVVGTDITEHKLQEHAARERQSFVETLLDSLHDGIVACDADGVLTLFNRASRELHGTRFEPIPAQRWAEHYQLYAPDGVTPLPLDDVPLYRALRGEVLRDAEVVLAAPDGARVLSANGQALVDEEGRQLGAVVALHDVTDRRRAEQQARRLAAIVENTSDLVALADLDGNVTFVNQAARRLLGADDVAGRRVRDFFTEATWARLRQSVIATVLEDGSWTGEGQLRHLGTGEAIDVDMSIFAIRASETGEPVAIGTVQRDVRGRKRDEAAIAALNRELESHEARFRSMVDSIPGAVYRCDATPPWRMHYLSDGIEAVAGYPAADFLADRRHHVDVVHPDHLDRVGDVILGATRRREPYAVEYPVRHADGTERWVTNRGHAVYDDDGRPTLLEGVVLDVTEPHRTQEALAQSEQRFRSLFEHSPIGTSVIDLDGRFLRANATLTRTLGYSEEELQQRTFLDVTHPRDAEESRLSFAELVSGARDVMMLEKRYCARDGSVVWARTTKSLLRDAEGDPRFVIGVIEDVSERRRLEELEARELEYRLAAEYTAQLQGLTRASLVINARISLEEILDEVTRQAAELIGVHRAETRLVDGTEDATSLVAVHDTQPPGHHEATPARGGDASDDAALSAPLLARDGATLGHISVCDRLGGSFTETDEALLHQLAQLGSAAIEKARLYQLTAAQEAARFREELLAGISHDMQTPLASIAGLTDLLAADPEMPTEQRRQLYATLARQSRNLYGLVQQFLDYSRLEADRKLVVRLRPTDVVESIERTVDLLSHRREIVIGAAADLPMATADPERLDQIVMNLLSNAIKFSDGAVRVVARHRHGQVVIDVVDDGCGIPPEDLEQLFKKFHRGSNVAGTPGTGLGLYISRAVIEAMGGTLTVHSQVGSGTRFTVGLPAVEPW
- a CDS encoding MerR family transcriptional regulator; the protein is MADPLAFDREDQLSLWSGAEHRVGFRGPTVCKIVGITYRQLDYWARTGLVVPSVRQARGSGSQRLYSFDDLVELRVIKRLLDTGVSLQRVREAVEELRSRGRTPADVTLLSDGSTVYALDDNQQVIDLLARGQGVFAIALGPVVEELRGEVTRFPVEEVDAVPPAEDAGGRGSADVRAAR
- a CDS encoding bifunctional nuclease family protein, whose product is MIEVELVGVRVELPANQPIVLLKEKTGTRYLPIWIGAVEATAIAFALQGVETPRPLTHDLIVNVLQDLGVDLQAVHVTELREGTFYAELHFVQNGRTHTVSSRPSDAIAIASRLDAVPIYAAEDVMDEAGLEIEATEEGDEVAAEQQLREFREFLEGVTPEDFREV
- the hpt gene encoding hypoxanthine phosphoribosyltransferase; the encoded protein is MTAPVEVRIPCQRLQRRVAVLAADITRAYARTDPVFVTVLKGGTFFLADLVRHVGLPLSVDLLAISGYREAGTARIMKDLDIDITGRHVLVVEDIVDTGLTMAYLLQVLAARRPASLRVCTLLDRTVRRIADLPLDWVGFEVGDEFLVGYGLDWNERLRQLPAILAVQDASALGADPERVANQALR
- a CDS encoding D-alanyl-D-alanine carboxypeptidase, translating into MNHRVVVAVIAAVLTATFPAQAADLTAPPAPPPIVGGLTTPQGWPGAPDVSADAYLLTNLDTGQVLAAKAADQRRPVASTVKVMTAWTALRRTSLGAAIRAGGEVAPTRSDGARVGLDPGDTWTVEDLLEAVVARSGNDAARALAVGVAGTTAGFVELMRQDAAALGLHGVVLHTPDGLDDRNRLSAHDLTVITRAALSDATFAAIAARPSVDLPDVGTVTSRNELLGTYPGAIGVKTGYTAAAGRCLVAAAVRDGRRLLAVVLGSDGPQGHFHDARALLDHGFAAFADVQVTPRIELRAPGQWVTLASDPVVVLAPASHAVVAQTVQPPVEVATAPRATARLTWRDAEVGRVELHGRRSLTRDVHGGAAVGAWLADRAYAAMRAVTAEGRWPPGTSPM
- a CDS encoding MerR family transcriptional regulator; the encoded protein is MYTIGEVLNRLKDEFDDITISKIRFLESEGLIHPDRTDSGYRKFTDDDVERLRYVLRTQRDRYLPLRVIKEELDRLDAGEPIEVPLPPVEGTPAAQALAPDRTVHPPPPDGVSLMDAAPAEVELTLSELCDATGLETADVRALRDHGLIRGDSSFDGDDLQAARAAAELMQLGLEPRHLRMYRQFADREVALYEQLVTPLLKQRNPDARATAASQVEELLRHGHRVHRALLARELRTLLRS
- a CDS encoding zinc-ribbon and FHA domain-containing protein translates to MFCPQCGSRLVEDANFCSQCGAPVEDGRDEPQDIDSTTAAIDVGALDPTTTVEGAPELEPGTGMLVVVRGPNAGARYLLDRDVTTIGRHPDCEIFLHDVTVSRRHSAVQREDDRFVLRDLGSLNGSYLNGDRVDEETLSNGDEVQIGRFKLLFLGGDLGTPGAPR